One segment of Castanea sativa cultivar Marrone di Chiusa Pesio chromosome 3, ASM4071231v1 DNA contains the following:
- the LOC142629867 gene encoding uncharacterized protein LOC142629867, whose protein sequence is MQTHLLFFYCYIGLSLVFSEGAQTLLNDELSTLISIKSSLIDPLDYLKDWQMPSKAVENGSSHCNWTGVWCNSRGLVEKLDLSNTNLSGSVSDNIQGLHSLSSLNICCNGFASSLPKSLPNLTSLKSIDVSQNNFVGSFPTGLGSASGLTSVNASSNNFSGLLPEDLGNATSLEILDLRGSFLEGSIPASFMNLKKLKFLGLSGNNFTGKIPPELGKLSSLETIILGYNDFEGEIPAELGNLTKLQYLDLAVGSLSGQIPPELGKLKQLTTIYLYKNNFTGKIPPEFGNITSLVFLDLSDNQISGEIPAELAELKNLQLLNLMCNKLTGPIPSKLGELTTLEVLELWKNVLTGPLPINLGRKSPLQWLDVSSNSLSGEIPPGLCDSGNLTKLILFNNSFSGPIPIGLSTCKSLVRVRMQNNHISGTIPVGLGYIPILQRLELANNNLTGQIPEDIALSTSLSFIDMSSNHLESSLPYTILSIPNLQSFIASNNNLDGNIPDQFQDCSSLSLLDLSKNHISGKIPESIASCEKLVNLNLRNNQLTGEIPKAISTMPTLAILDLSNNSLIGRIPENFGSSPALEMVNLSFNKLEGPVPSNGMLMAINPNDLMGNAGLCGGILPPCSQNYAAPKGQLQKMHIKHIIIGFIIGISTIFFLGIAFFTGRWLYRRWYLCNSFFVDLFKQSNELWPWRLVAFQRVSFTSSDILACIKESNIIGMGGTGVVYKAEIHRPHVVVAVKKLWRSGSDIENGDDLLGEVNLLGRLRHRNIVRLLGYIHNETDIMIAYEYMPNGNLGTALHGEQAGRLLVDWVSRYNIAVGVAHGLHYLHHDCHPPIIHRDIKSNNILLDANLDARIADFGLARMMVHKNETVSMVAGSYGYIAPEYGYTLKVSEKTDIYSFGVVLLELLTGKMPLDPSFGESVDIVEWFRRKIRKNRPLDEALDPSIAGECKHVQEEMLLVLQIALLCTAKLPRDRPSMRDIITMLGEAKPRRKSICHNGVNNGRKEKPIFSTSPIIALL, encoded by the exons ATGCAAACCCACTTGCTGTTCTTTTACTGTTACATTGGCCTCTCACTTGTTTTTTCTGAGGGTGCTCAAACTTTGCTAAATGATGAATTGTCAACATTGATATCAATAAAATCTAGTCTTATTGATCCTTTAGATTACCTGAAGGATTGGCAGATGCCAAGCAAAGCAGTAGAGAATGGTTCATCCCATTGTAACTGGACTGGTGTCTGGTGCAACTCCAGAGGCCTTGTGGAGAAGCTTGATCTCTCCAACACGAATCTCAGTGGCAGTGTATCAGACAACATTCAAGGCCTCCATAGTCTTTCTTCCCTCAACATTTGCTGTAATGGATTTGCCTCATCCTTGCCAAAATCACTACCCAATCTTACTTCATTGAAGAGCATTGATGTAAGTCAGAATAATTTCGTTGGCAGCTTCCCTACAGGTCTTGGAAGTGCCTCAGGACTGACGTCAGTAAATGCATCAAGCAATAATTTCTCAGGTCTCCTTCCAGAGGATCTTGGAAATGCAACATCACTTGAGATACTCGATTTGAGAGGGAGCTTCCTGGAAGGGTCAATCCCTGCATCTTTCATGAATTTGAAAAAACTGAAGTTCCTTGGCCTTTCAGGGAATAACTTCACTGGAAAAATTCCACCAGAACTTGGGAAACTTTCTTCCTTGGAGACCATAATTCTTGGGTACAACGATTTTGAAGGCGAAATCCCAGCAGAGCTAGGCAACCTTACCAAACTCCAGTATCTTGACTTGGCAGTTGGCAGTCTCAGTGGCCAGATTCCACCTGAATTGGGTAAGCTTAAACAACTTACTACAATTTATTTGTACAAAAACAACTTCACAGGAAAGATTCCACCAGAATTTGGTAACATTACATCGCTGGTGTTTCTGGATCTCTCCGATAATCAGATTTCAGGAGAGATTCCAGCCGAGCTAGCAGAATTGAAGAACTTGCAGCTCTTAAATCTAATGTGCAATAAACTGACTGGTCCAATTCCAAGCAAGCTCGGTGAGTTGACTACATTAGAGGTACTTGAGCTATGGAAGAATGTTTTGACAGGACCTTTACCAATAAATCTTGGACGAAAGTCCCCCTTGCAATGGCTAGATGTGTCGTCAAATTCATTGTCGGGTGAGATTCCACCAGGTTTATGTGATTCAGGCAATCTCACTAAACTCATTCTCTTCAACAATTCCTTTTCGGGTCCCATCCCTATTGGTCTCTCCACATGCAAGTCACTAGTCCGTGTCCGGATGCAAAATAATCACATTTCCGGGACCATTCCAGTTGGTTTAGGATATATCCCAATACTTCAACGACTGGAACTGGCAAACAACAATCTCACTGGCCAAATCCCAGAAGATATTGCCTTGTCTACATCACTTTCTTTCATTGATATGTCTTCAAACCATCTTGAATCATCTCTTCCTTACACCATTCTTTCCATTCCTAATCTACAAAGTTTCATCGCTTCCAACAACAATCTGGATGGGAACATCCCAGACCAGTTCCAAGATTGTTCATCACTTTCTTTGCTTGATCTTTCAAAGAACCATATTTCTGGAAAAATTCCGGAGAGTATTGCTTCATGTGAAAAACTGGTGAATCTAAACCTCAGAAACAACCAGCTCACTGGAGAAATCCCAAAAGCAATTTCAACAATGCCCACATTAGCCATTCTTGATCTATCCAACAATTCTCTGATTGGTCGGATACCAGAAAATTTTGGAAGCTCACCAGCCCTGGAAATGGTCAACCTGTCTTTCAATAAGCTTGAGGGTCCAGTCCCCTCAAATGGTATGTTAATGGCCATAAATCCCAATGATCTTATGGGCAATGCTGGTCTTTGTGGTGGCATACTTCCACCATGTTCTCAAAATTATGCTGCACCAAAAGGGCAGCTGCAGAAAATGCATATCAAGCACATCATTATTGGATTTATTATTGGAATTTCAACAATTTTCTTTCTTGGCATTGCATTCTTCACTGGAAGATGGCTATATAGACGATGGTACCTATGTAACAGCTTCTTTGTAGACCTGTTCAAGCAGAGCAATGAGCTCTGGCCTTGGAGACTAGTAGCATTCCAAAGGGTCAGTTTCACCAGCAGTGACATACTAGCTTGCATCAAGGAATCAAATATCATCGGCATGGGGGGAACTGGTGTGGTCTACAAGGCAGAAATCCATCGGCCACATGTAGTTGTGGCTGTTAAGAAGCTATGGAGATCAGGATCAGACATTGAAAATGGTGATGATCTATTGGGAGAGGTGAATCTCTTAGGGAGGCTTCGGCATCGGAACATTGTCAGGCTTTTAGGGTATATTCACAATGAAACTGACATAATGATCGCATATGAGTACATGCCAAATGGGAACCTGGGGACAGCACTCCACGGTGAACAAGCTGGAAGGTTGTTGGTGGACTGGGTTTCACGGTACAATATAGCTGTCGGTGTGGCACACGGATTGCATTACCTCCACCACGACTGCCACCCGCCTATAATCCACCGGGATATTAAGTCCAACAACATACTGCTTGATGCCAATCTTGATGCTCGGATAGCAGATTTTGGGTTGGCAAGGATGATGGTTCATAAGAATGAGACAGTTTCTATGGTGGCTGGATCATATGGATATATTGCACCTG AATATGGATACACTCTGAAGGTCAGTGAGAAGACTGACATATATAGTTTTGGCGTTGTACTTTTGGAGCTTCTGACTGGGAAAATGCCATTAGATCCTTCATTTGGGGAATCAGTCGATATTGTCGAATGGTTTCGAAGGAAGATTAGAAAAAACAGACCCTTAGATGAAGCACTGGACCCAAGCATAGCTGGAGAATGCAAACATGTTCAAGAAGAAATGCTTCTTGTCCTTCAAATAGCACTTCTTTGCACAGCAAAGCTCCCCAGGGATAGACCATCTATGAGGGACATCATAACAATGCTTGGGGAGGCAAAACCAAGAAGGAAAAGCATTTGCCATAATGGGGTAAACAATGGTAGAAAAGAGAAGCCAATCTTTAGTACTTCACCTATAATAGCCCTTTTGTAG